The Altererythrobacter sp. CAU 1644 genome has a window encoding:
- the murD gene encoding UDP-N-acetylmuramoyl-L-alanine--D-glutamate ligase, whose product MITSAAFAGKKYAVLGLARSGAATVEALLASGAEVLAWDRQDHTRGPFEGRATLADPLETDLTGFDGVVVSPGVPLNTHPIAGHAAQYGVPVIGDIELFAQARADLPPHQVVGITGTNGKSTTTALVHHILRHAGVAATLGGNIGLPILGQEPLPSGGVYVLELSSYQIDLTRSLACEAATLLNITPDHLDRYDGFEAYAFSKGRLFTMQSAAQFAVFGSTDATTRAIYEAEKARRPDGRVALIDLEAYADLQPQWPSLQGPHNLENAAAAIALVEELGLTRAQWEAAMPSFNGLPHRMERVAEHKGVLYVNDSKATNQASAAPALAAYAPDPAINDGAPRIHWILGGLAKEDGLGECGDYIGHIAAAYTIGEAGPRFAQLLEGQVPVTRAELLSEAVKRAMEHARPGDVVLLSPACASFDQFRDYEKRGELFRQVVAALTGASAEIQDALARGDAV is encoded by the coding sequence GTGATCACCTCGGCCGCCTTCGCTGGAAAGAAATACGCGGTCCTCGGACTCGCGCGATCCGGTGCGGCCACTGTCGAAGCCCTCCTTGCCAGCGGGGCCGAAGTCCTGGCGTGGGATCGGCAGGACCATACCCGTGGCCCGTTCGAAGGACGAGCGACACTGGCGGACCCGCTCGAAACCGACCTGACGGGGTTCGACGGCGTGGTCGTATCGCCGGGGGTACCGCTCAACACCCATCCGATCGCCGGACATGCGGCGCAATACGGGGTCCCCGTGATCGGCGATATCGAGCTGTTCGCGCAGGCGCGCGCCGACCTGCCGCCGCACCAGGTGGTCGGCATCACCGGCACCAACGGCAAGAGCACGACCACCGCGCTGGTTCATCATATCCTGCGCCATGCCGGCGTTGCCGCAACGCTGGGCGGCAACATCGGCCTTCCGATCCTCGGGCAGGAGCCGCTCCCCAGTGGCGGAGTGTATGTCCTCGAACTGTCGAGCTACCAGATTGATCTGACCCGCTCGCTCGCCTGCGAGGCGGCGACGCTCCTCAACATCACGCCCGATCATCTCGACCGCTACGACGGGTTCGAGGCCTATGCCTTTTCCAAAGGTCGGCTCTTTACCATGCAGAGCGCGGCGCAATTCGCGGTGTTCGGCAGCACCGACGCCACGACGCGCGCAATCTACGAAGCGGAGAAGGCGCGGCGCCCCGATGGCCGCGTCGCGCTGATCGACCTCGAAGCCTACGCCGATCTCCAGCCGCAATGGCCCAGCCTGCAGGGCCCCCACAATCTCGAGAATGCCGCCGCCGCGATCGCGCTGGTCGAGGAACTCGGCCTTACCCGCGCCCAGTGGGAAGCGGCGATGCCGAGCTTCAATGGCCTGCCGCACCGGATGGAGCGGGTGGCCGAGCACAAGGGCGTGCTTTACGTCAACGACAGCAAGGCGACCAACCAGGCTTCGGCCGCGCCCGCGCTGGCGGCCTATGCGCCCGACCCGGCGATCAACGACGGCGCGCCGCGTATTCACTGGATCCTCGGCGGACTGGCGAAGGAAGACGGGCTGGGCGAATGCGGCGACTACATCGGCCACATAGCTGCCGCCTACACCATCGGCGAGGCCGGTCCGCGCTTTGCCCAACTGCTCGAAGGGCAGGTCCCCGTCACCCGCGCCGAATTGCTGAGCGAAGCGGTGAAGCGGGCGATGGAGCATGCCCGCCCAGGCGATGTCGTCCTGCTTTCGCCGGCCTGCGCCAGCTTCGACCAGTTTCGCGATTACGAGAAGCGCGGCGAGCTCTTCCGGCAGGTGGTGGCCGCTCTCACCGGCGCTTCAGCCGAGATACAAGACGCGTTGGCCAGAGGGGATGCGGTATGA
- a CDS encoding UDP-N-acetylmuramoyl-tripeptide--D-alanyl-D-alanine ligase: MASAALRAWPVDARDSLPLALWSARDIASATGGTASHDFQVSGVEMDSRDVRPGDLFVALIGEAMDGHKFIAKAFEKGAVAALVDRPVDFPHVLVEDTTKALHALAHAARDRADARRIGVTGSVGKTGVKEAIFAALDRSSRGAAHRSVRSYNNHVGVPLSLARMPARSRFGVFEMGMNHAGEIDVLTRHVLPHVAVITTIAPAHIENLGSMEAIADAKAEIFGGLEPGGAAIIPADSPHFEQLKEAAERLQAQVVSFGRATHADVRLLDAIPSANGGSLVTADLGDVRLCYSVAEPGEHWISNSLAVMAAVRAVGGDLGSAGLALAEMGGLKGRGARHSIEAPGGKALLIDESYNANPASMRATLRQLGHTPATRRVAVLGSMKELGDFSAGFHMQLAEPLCEAKVDHAILVGEEMRNLARELGKQGGILLGNPGSFAHCDTPVEAIEALEEFGIAAGDAILVKGSNSVGLGRLVAHFSGRDG, from the coding sequence ATGGCGAGCGCTGCGCTGCGGGCGTGGCCGGTCGATGCGCGCGATTCCTTGCCGCTTGCGCTGTGGAGCGCGCGCGACATCGCCAGCGCCACCGGCGGGACAGCCAGCCATGATTTCCAGGTTTCGGGCGTGGAAATGGACTCGCGCGACGTGCGTCCAGGCGACCTATTCGTGGCTCTGATCGGCGAAGCGATGGACGGTCACAAGTTCATCGCCAAGGCGTTCGAGAAGGGCGCGGTCGCAGCGCTGGTCGACCGCCCGGTCGACTTTCCCCATGTGCTGGTTGAGGACACGACGAAGGCGCTCCATGCGCTCGCCCATGCGGCGCGTGATCGCGCCGACGCCAGGCGTATCGGCGTGACCGGATCGGTCGGCAAGACCGGGGTCAAGGAAGCGATCTTCGCCGCGCTCGACCGTTCGAGCCGCGGTGCCGCGCACCGCTCGGTGCGGAGCTACAACAACCATGTCGGCGTGCCGCTCAGCCTCGCCCGCATGCCCGCCCGCAGCCGCTTCGGCGTGTTCGAGATGGGCATGAACCATGCCGGCGAGATCGACGTCTTGACCCGGCACGTCTTGCCCCATGTCGCGGTCATCACGACCATTGCGCCGGCGCATATCGAGAACCTTGGGAGCATGGAGGCGATCGCCGATGCCAAGGCGGAGATTTTCGGCGGGCTCGAACCGGGCGGCGCAGCCATCATCCCGGCCGACAGCCCGCATTTCGAACAGTTGAAGGAAGCTGCGGAGCGGCTCCAGGCGCAGGTCGTATCGTTCGGACGCGCCACGCACGCCGACGTCCGCCTGCTCGACGCTATTCCCAGTGCCAACGGCGGCTCGTTGGTGACTGCCGACCTCGGCGATGTGCGCCTGTGCTATTCGGTCGCCGAACCGGGCGAGCACTGGATTTCGAACTCGCTCGCGGTCATGGCCGCGGTGCGCGCCGTCGGCGGCGATCTCGGCTCGGCCGGACTCGCGCTGGCCGAAATGGGTGGGCTCAAGGGCCGCGGTGCGCGCCATTCGATCGAGGCGCCCGGCGGCAAGGCGCTGTTGATCGACGAAAGCTACAACGCCAACCCTGCCAGCATGCGCGCCACCCTGCGCCAACTGGGGCATACACCGGCCACGCGCCGCGTCGCGGTGCTCGGCAGCATGAAGGAGTTGGGGGACTTTTCCGCCGGTTTCCACATGCAGCTGGCCGAACCACTATGCGAAGCCAAAGTCGACCATGCGATCCTGGTCGGCGAAGAAATGCGCAACCTCGCCCGTGAACTGGGGAAACAGGGGGGCATTTTGCTTGGCAATCCCGGGAGCTTCGCGCATTGCGATACTCCTGTGGAGGCGATCGAGGCGCTGGAGGAATTCGGTATCGCTGCCGGCGATGCCATTCTCGTCAAGGGGTCAAACTCGGTCGGCCTAGGCAGGCTGGTGGCACATTTCTCAGGTCGCGACGGATAA
- a CDS encoding UDP-N-acetylmuramoyl-L-alanyl-D-glutamate--2,6-diaminopimelate ligase produces the protein MKLGRLASAAGIALPNGGEGEVTGFAIDHRKVAPGTVFGAFRGASFNAEEVIPDAIAAGAIAVVTRPGVAVEGAAHIADQEPRRAFAHLAAQFFTPVPETIVAVTGTNGKTSTVEMTRQIWRMCGERAASIGTLGVTTPDESVSTGLTTPDIVTFLSNMSGLAREGVTHVAYEASSHGLSQYRNEGVPVSACAFTNFSRDHLDYHKDMEDYFAAKMRLFDEVVDEGAAAIIWHGADDSEWSRRAIEHAQKRSLRVLTVGERGEFLRLAARTPTQLGQDLEIEFAGETRKIRLPLIGAYQVANALVAAALAMATGTDAARVFDAIGRLQPVRGRLERAVISASGAPVYVDYAHTPDALEAAIAALRPHVEAAKGGRLITVFGAGGDRDQGKREPMGRAASEHSDVVIVTDDNPRGEEPAAIRAQVLAGAGENARDIGDRRAAIAAAIQEAGQHDIVLVAGKGHEQGQIIGSGENMRVLPFDDVDVARQCAAEGARQ, from the coding sequence GTGAAGCTGGGTCGGCTGGCAAGTGCGGCGGGGATTGCGCTTCCAAACGGGGGCGAGGGCGAGGTGACCGGTTTTGCCATCGATCATCGCAAGGTTGCGCCCGGTACCGTGTTCGGTGCCTTTCGCGGGGCGAGTTTCAATGCCGAAGAGGTCATTCCAGACGCCATCGCAGCGGGCGCCATCGCTGTCGTGACGAGGCCCGGGGTCGCAGTCGAAGGCGCGGCACACATAGCGGACCAAGAGCCGCGCCGCGCCTTCGCACACCTCGCGGCGCAGTTCTTCACCCCGGTCCCGGAAACGATCGTCGCGGTCACCGGCACCAACGGCAAGACCTCGACCGTCGAGATGACGCGGCAGATCTGGCGCATGTGCGGCGAGCGCGCGGCATCGATCGGCACGCTTGGTGTCACCACGCCGGACGAGAGCGTCTCGACCGGCCTGACGACGCCCGACATCGTGACCTTCCTGTCCAACATGAGCGGGCTTGCACGCGAAGGCGTGACCCATGTCGCCTACGAAGCCTCGAGCCACGGGCTCTCGCAATATCGCAACGAGGGCGTGCCGGTTTCGGCCTGCGCTTTCACCAATTTCAGCCGCGACCACCTCGATTATCACAAGGACATGGAGGATTATTTCGCGGCCAAGATGCGGCTGTTCGACGAGGTCGTCGACGAAGGTGCCGCGGCAATCATCTGGCACGGCGCGGACGATAGCGAGTGGTCCCGCCGTGCCATCGAGCACGCGCAAAAGCGGTCGCTGCGCGTGCTCACGGTGGGCGAGCGGGGCGAATTCCTTCGTCTCGCCGCCCGTACCCCGACGCAACTGGGCCAGGACCTCGAGATCGAATTCGCCGGTGAAACGCGCAAGATCCGGCTGCCACTGATCGGCGCCTACCAGGTCGCCAACGCGCTGGTCGCAGCGGCGCTGGCGATGGCCACCGGGACCGATGCCGCGCGAGTGTTCGACGCCATCGGGCGGCTGCAGCCGGTCCGCGGTCGGCTCGAACGCGCGGTCATCTCCGCCAGTGGTGCACCGGTCTATGTCGATTACGCGCATACGCCCGACGCGCTGGAAGCGGCGATCGCTGCGCTGCGTCCGCATGTCGAGGCCGCCAAGGGCGGGCGGTTGATCACGGTCTTCGGCGCAGGCGGCGACCGCGACCAGGGCAAGCGCGAGCCGATGGGCCGCGCAGCCTCGGAACATTCGGATGTCGTCATTGTCACCGACGACAACCCGCGCGGCGAGGAGCCTGCCGCGATCCGCGCACAGGTCCTCGCAGGAGCGGGTGAAAACGCCCGCGACATCGGTGACAGGCGCGCCGCAATCGCGGCAGCGATTCAGGAGGCCGGGCAGCACGACATCGTGCTCGTCGCAGGCAAGGGACACGAACAAGGTCAAATAATCGGGTCGGGAGAAAATATGAGGGTTTTGCCGTTCGACGATGTGGACGTTGCACGCCAGTGCGCGGCCGAAGGAGCGCGCCAGTGA
- a CDS encoding peptidoglycan D,D-transpeptidase FtsI family protein, with the protein MNALTASAAVQAGRVQLVTFRRQSLTMARWRVLWVAGVFALVALAAVLRIVYFGFADRALSRTSLEEALLPPRGEITDRNGQPLARAFPAYALWYNPKALGEGSPLVKSPEEVAAELVAIFPTMDQAELTDRLASGRTGYIRRRVLPEEANRVQNIGELALEMPRETDRHYPQGSMGAHVLGYVAADGHGRVGMEQVLDEHLTDPALRGTPVPLSIDLRVQGALEDELRRGMLSVNAMGAAGLVLDVDTGEVLALASLPEFDPNRIDEQGEKYMFNRVTNQVYELGSTFKPLAMAAAIDAGVVRDLGRRWNAEPVKVGRFTIKDSHPLGASLNVPEALIHSSNTVTARVADELGPERLRQTMIDLGMSERPYIELPARGHPIWPGKDWPRLRNMTVSYGHGIAVTPLHLASAYAAMVNGGIWRPATLRKLEPGTAPRGRRVFKASTSSRMRQLLRAISKYGTGRNANAPGYRVGGKTGSAEKPGAGGYKRSSLVSTFAAAFPMDRPRYVVIAMLDEPRGTVASSFQRTAAWNAAPIVGKLVPRIGPILGVRPDNTRDVDISDIAPLIPEAQE; encoded by the coding sequence ATGAATGCGTTGACGGCCAGCGCGGCCGTCCAGGCAGGCAGGGTGCAACTGGTGACGTTCCGTCGCCAATCGTTGACCATGGCGCGCTGGCGCGTGTTGTGGGTCGCCGGTGTGTTCGCGCTGGTCGCTCTCGCGGCAGTCCTGCGCATCGTCTATTTCGGTTTCGCCGATCGCGCCCTGTCGCGCACCTCGCTCGAGGAAGCGCTGCTGCCGCCGCGCGGCGAGATCACCGACCGTAACGGCCAACCGCTCGCGCGCGCCTTCCCTGCCTACGCGCTGTGGTACAACCCGAAGGCGCTGGGTGAAGGTTCGCCGCTGGTGAAATCGCCCGAAGAGGTCGCTGCCGAACTCGTTGCCATCTTCCCGACCATGGATCAGGCCGAACTGACCGACCGGCTCGCTTCGGGTCGCACCGGCTACATCCGCCGCCGGGTGCTCCCCGAAGAAGCCAACCGGGTCCAGAATATCGGCGAACTCGCGCTCGAAATGCCGCGCGAGACGGATCGCCACTATCCGCAAGGTTCGATGGGCGCGCATGTGCTTGGCTATGTCGCCGCCGATGGCCACGGCCGGGTCGGAATGGAACAGGTCCTCGACGAACATCTCACCGATCCCGCACTACGCGGGACCCCCGTCCCCCTGTCGATCGATCTGAGGGTGCAGGGTGCGCTCGAGGACGAGCTGCGGCGCGGCATGCTGTCGGTGAACGCGATGGGTGCTGCCGGACTGGTGCTCGACGTCGATACCGGCGAAGTGCTGGCGCTTGCCTCGCTGCCCGAATTCGATCCCAACCGGATCGACGAGCAGGGCGAGAAGTACATGTTCAACCGCGTCACCAACCAGGTGTACGAACTCGGTTCGACTTTCAAGCCGCTCGCCATGGCAGCCGCGATCGATGCGGGCGTGGTACGCGACCTCGGACGCCGGTGGAACGCCGAGCCGGTCAAGGTCGGTCGGTTCACGATCAAGGACAGCCACCCGCTGGGCGCCTCGCTCAACGTGCCCGAGGCGCTGATCCATTCCTCGAATACAGTGACGGCACGAGTTGCCGACGAGCTGGGGCCGGAGCGCCTGCGCCAGACCATGATCGACCTGGGCATGAGCGAGCGTCCCTATATCGAGCTGCCTGCGCGCGGCCATCCGATCTGGCCGGGCAAGGACTGGCCGCGCCTGCGCAACATGACCGTGAGCTACGGCCACGGCATCGCGGTGACCCCGCTCCATCTCGCCAGCGCCTATGCGGCGATGGTCAATGGCGGCATCTGGCGCCCTGCCACGCTGCGCAAGCTCGAGCCGGGCACCGCGCCGCGCGGCCGCCGGGTGTTCAAGGCCTCGACCTCCTCCCGCATGCGCCAACTGCTGCGGGCGATCTCCAAATACGGCACCGGGCGCAATGCCAATGCGCCGGGCTACCGCGTCGGCGGCAAGACCGGATCGGCGGAAAAGCCGGGTGCGGGCGGCTACAAGCGCTCGTCGCTCGTTTCGACCTTTGCTGCAGCCTTTCCGATGGACCGCCCGCGCTATGTCGTCATTGCCATGCTCGACGAGCCGCGTGGAACCGTCGCCAGCTCGTTCCAGCGTACCGCGGCGTGGAATGCCGCACCGATCGTCGGCAAGCTCGTGCCGCGGATCGGGCCGATCCTTGGGGTGCGTCCCGACAATACCCGTGACGTCGACATTTCGGATATCGCGCCGCTGATCCCGGAGGCGCAGGAGTGA
- the mraY gene encoding phospho-N-acetylmuramoyl-pentapeptide-transferase — protein sequence MLYLIAEWLGFEGVFNLIRYQTFRAGATLMTALVFGLIIGPRFINLLRVRQGKGQPIREDGPQSHLAKRGTPTMGGLMILISLVFSLLLWMDLRNPFVWACLAVTVGFGIIGFLDDYDKVSKASHKGVSGKVRLLLEFVVAGIAAWIIVGQINTYLYVPFVSDRAIPLGPFYYLFAATLIVGFGNAVNLTDGLDGLAIMPVIIAAGTFALIAYLAGRADFSAYLGIPHVPGAGELAIFCAAIMGGGLAFLWFNAPPAAVFMGDTGSLALGGALGAVAVASHHEIVLLIVGGLFVAETASVIIQVFWFKRTGRRIFRMAPIHHHFEQLGWSESKVVIRFWIISIVLALMGLATLKLR from the coding sequence ATGCTTTATCTGATTGCCGAGTGGCTGGGTTTCGAGGGCGTATTCAACCTCATACGCTATCAAACCTTTCGCGCCGGCGCGACGCTGATGACGGCGCTGGTTTTCGGGCTGATTATCGGGCCGCGCTTCATTAACCTGTTGCGTGTGCGCCAGGGCAAGGGCCAGCCGATCCGCGAGGATGGACCGCAGTCGCATCTCGCCAAGCGCGGTACGCCGACGATGGGCGGGTTGATGATCCTCATCTCGCTGGTGTTTTCGCTGCTGCTGTGGATGGACCTGCGCAATCCCTTCGTCTGGGCCTGTCTTGCGGTCACCGTCGGCTTCGGGATCATCGGCTTCCTCGACGATTACGACAAGGTCAGCAAGGCGAGTCACAAGGGCGTGTCGGGCAAGGTCCGGCTATTGCTGGAATTCGTGGTCGCCGGGATCGCGGCGTGGATCATCGTCGGCCAGATCAACACCTATCTCTACGTGCCCTTCGTGTCCGACCGGGCCATCCCGCTGGGGCCGTTCTACTACCTCTTCGCGGCGACGCTGATCGTCGGTTTCGGAAATGCCGTGAACCTGACCGACGGGCTCGACGGTCTAGCGATCATGCCGGTGATCATCGCCGCAGGCACCTTCGCGCTGATCGCCTATCTCGCCGGGCGCGCCGACTTTTCCGCGTACCTCGGCATTCCACATGTTCCGGGCGCGGGCGAACTCGCAATCTTCTGCGCAGCGATCATGGGCGGCGGCCTCGCCTTCCTGTGGTTCAACGCTCCGCCTGCTGCGGTCTTCATGGGTGACACGGGCAGCCTCGCGCTCGGTGGGGCGTTGGGAGCAGTGGCGGTCGCGAGCCATCACGAGATCGTGCTGCTGATCGTCGGCGGCCTGTTCGTGGCCGAGACCGCCAGCGTCATCATCCAGGTCTTCTGGTTCAAACGGACCGGCAGGCGGATCTTCCGCATGGCCCCAATCCACCACCATTTCGAACAGCTTGGCTGGAGCGAGAGCAAGGTCGTGATCCGGTTCTGGATCATCTCGATCGTGCTGGCGCTGATGGGCCTCGCCACATTGAAGTTGAGGTGA